The Candidatus Hydrogenedentota bacterium DNA segment TCGTGGCCCGCACCGCGACGGGCGTTTCGACGAACAAGGCCTGCTCAAGACCTGGCCCGAGAACGGTCCGCCAATGCTGTGGATGGTGCGTGGACTCGGCAACGGCTATTCGTCGCCTTCCGTGGCCGGAGGGAAGATCTATGTTCCGGGAATGATCGATCCTTCTACTGCGGGCATCTTTGTGATCGGCCTCGATGGGACGATTGAACGCAAGATTTCGCTTGGCGCGGAAACCAACGACTCGCAAGCCCCCGGACCCCGTTCCACACCCACCATCGACGGCGACAAACTGTACATGCTCTCCGGACTGGGTGAAGTCTGCTGTATCGATATCCCCACCGGCGAAAAGCGCTGGACCGTCAACATCCTCGAACGGTTCGTTGGTCCGAATATCATGTACACCCTCGCCGAATCCCTTCTCGTAGATGGCGACCGCGTCATCTGCACGCCGGGCGGCCCCGACGCAAGCCTCGTCGCGCTGAACAAGAACACGGGAGAGACGGTCTGGACCATGAAGGGCTTTACCGATCCTGCCTCCTACTGCACTCCCATCATCTATCCGCACAACGGCCGGCGGCTGCTCGTGACCGAGACAGCCAACTTCCTTGTTTGCGGCGACGCGGACACAGGGCAGTTCCTTTGGAAGGTCGAACACTTGACGCGCGACGGCATCCACGCGTGTACACCTCTCTACATGGACGGCCTGATTTACTACACCGGCGGGTACAAGGCAGGCGGCGGTGTTGTACGTGTTTCCGCCGACGGTACCAGCGTAGAACCCGTCTGGAAAGACGAAACCCTCGATTGCCAGCACCACGGCGTTGTGCTCGACAAAGGATACATCTACGGCACCAGCCATATGCTCGGCAATCATCTCATTTGCATGGACATGAAGACCGGGAAAGTCATGTGGACCACGGAGGAGGTGTTGCAGGGCGTTGTCGAATACGCCGACGGCATGCTCTACATCTACGAAGGTCCAAAACGCGGCCTCGTACACCTTGTGGAAGCTAATCCGGAGTCCTTCAAGCATGCCGGTCAATTTGCCGTCACCGAAGGCGACGGCAAACACTGGGCTCATCCCGCTATCGCCAACGGCACGCTCTACATTCGCCACGGTGATGTGCTGTTGGCCTACGACTTGCGCGCCAAACACTAAGTCTTGCCATGAGAACGGTTCACTCAGTATTTGGCCCAGCTAATGGGAAAATATATGCAGGATAGACCGGTACTCGGGAAGAGGTTCATCCTCCGCCTCTTGGTGCGACCCAACAATGCATTTGTATTCTATTTCTGTGTCGTTTCCATATTTATGTTGTCTCCTCATTCGCCGGAACTTGGTATGACGTATGCCCTCATCGGCCCTTGGCTCGCCCTTATCTTGATCTTCTTAACTCTGCCGTTCCTCAGGGCGGTGTTTAAGAACTTGCGAATGGACGAGGCAAAAAAGCGCAATCACGCGATTGAACATGGAACCATTTATTTTCTCCGCAAACGCGTCGGCAAGAAAGCACGCATTGGCGGCAGAGCCTTCGATTCTGGATTTCGCCTTTCCGGTATAAAGAACAAGGCGGATGTTTCGGCTGCCTTTGCGCAGATGATCCAAGCTCTACAGGAAGGTAACTCAAACTGCGTGGTGGCTAATCAATGCGGCTCGATGACGGTCACCGCGCAAGGCCTCTCCGTCTTGCTTCTCACCATCACGTGGCTGTTGGCGGCGGTTATCCGATTCAGTTTCTCTCTGTCCGCTATTGTTCTGGCAGCAAACATCTGCCTATTTGTAGTTCTTCGCTACGTACTCGGACGCTGGATTCAGCGTAGGTACCTGCTCTCAGTCAACTTTGCCAGTGCCGAAATTGTCGCCATAGAACAT contains these protein-coding regions:
- a CDS encoding PQQ-like beta-propeller repeat protein; this encodes MTVLMCALVVTSATAGESPQFRGPHRDGRFDEQGLLKTWPENGPPMLWMVRGLGNGYSSPSVAGGKIYVPGMIDPSTAGIFVIGLDGTIERKISLGAETNDSQAPGPRSTPTIDGDKLYMLSGLGEVCCIDIPTGEKRWTVNILERFVGPNIMYTLAESLLVDGDRVICTPGGPDASLVALNKNTGETVWTMKGFTDPASYCTPIIYPHNGRRLLVTETANFLVCGDADTGQFLWKVEHLTRDGIHACTPLYMDGLIYYTGGYKAGGGVVRVSADGTSVEPVWKDETLDCQHHGVVLDKGYIYGTSHMLGNHLICMDMKTGKVMWTTEEVLQGVVEYADGMLYIYEGPKRGLVHLVEANPESFKHAGQFAVTEGDGKHWAHPAIANGTLYIRHGDVLLAYDLRAKH